A window from Symbiopectobacterium purcellii encodes these proteins:
- the envC gene encoding murein hydrolase activator EnvC, giving the protein MNKKASVVSPRVPCKVPAQDSRSGKSPLHALLALYISAVCVGAFAWPTLGLGADNQQQLKTLQQDIAEKEKRVQEQKQQRSTLLSQLQQQEQSIARASHQLRDTTGTLATLSEELKALAASITKLESQSKQQEALLARQLDAAFRQGQHNGLQLILSGEESQRSERILAYFGYLNEARQQNIAELQHTRTELAAQKRQVEQKQATQKTLLAEQQTQQKALEQARGERKQTLSTLESSLEKDQQQLTELRQNETRLRDQIARAEREAKARAEREAREAAKVREREEQAKRSGSRYQPSESERSLMARTGGLGQPAGQAIWPVRGRVEHRFGEPLQGELRWKGLVIAAPEGTDVKAIADGTVLMADWLQGYGLVVVLQHGKGDMSLYGYNQSALVSVGAQVKAGQPIALVGTSGGQSQPALYFEIRRQGQAVNPQPWLGK; this is encoded by the coding sequence ATGAATAAGAAAGCGTCAGTGGTCTCGCCCCGAGTACCATGCAAAGTGCCAGCTCAGGATTCACGCTCAGGCAAATCGCCGCTGCATGCGCTGCTCGCGCTATATATCAGCGCGGTTTGCGTTGGGGCTTTTGCGTGGCCGACGCTCGGGCTCGGTGCCGATAATCAGCAACAGCTCAAGACGCTGCAACAGGATATCGCGGAGAAGGAAAAACGCGTTCAAGAGCAGAAACAGCAGCGCAGCACGCTGCTCAGCCAGTTGCAACAGCAAGAACAATCCATCGCCCGGGCCAGTCATCAACTGCGTGACACCACGGGAACGCTTGCCACACTGAGCGAAGAGCTTAAAGCGCTGGCGGCCTCCATCACCAAACTTGAAAGCCAAAGCAAGCAGCAGGAAGCGTTGCTGGCACGCCAATTAGACGCGGCTTTTCGTCAGGGTCAACACAACGGCTTGCAACTGATTCTCAGCGGCGAAGAGAGCCAGCGCAGCGAGCGCATTTTGGCCTACTTTGGTTACCTGAATGAAGCGCGTCAGCAAAACATCGCTGAGTTGCAACACACCCGCACCGAGCTCGCCGCGCAGAAACGGCAGGTAGAGCAGAAGCAAGCCACGCAGAAAACGCTGCTCGCCGAGCAGCAGACGCAGCAAAAGGCGTTAGAGCAAGCGCGGGGCGAACGTAAACAAACCCTCTCCACCCTGGAAAGTTCGCTGGAAAAAGATCAGCAGCAACTGACAGAATTACGACAGAATGAAACACGCCTGCGTGACCAGATTGCCCGCGCTGAACGCGAAGCCAAAGCGCGAGCCGAACGCGAAGCGCGCGAGGCGGCCAAGGTGCGTGAGCGTGAAGAACAGGCCAAACGCAGCGGCAGCCGTTACCAACCTTCAGAAAGTGAGCGTTCACTTATGGCGCGCACTGGCGGGTTGGGCCAACCCGCAGGTCAGGCTATCTGGCCCGTGAGAGGACGGGTTGAACACCGTTTTGGCGAGCCATTGCAGGGCGAATTGCGCTGGAAAGGATTGGTGATCGCCGCACCAGAGGGCACCGATGTCAAAGCCATTGCCGATGGCACGGTGCTGATGGCGGATTGGCTGCAAGGCTATGGACTGGTTGTGGTGTTGCAGCACGGCAAGGGAGACATGAGCCTCTATGGCTATAACCAGAGCGCACTGGTGTCGGTTGGCGCACAGGTGAAAGCCGGACAACCGATCGCACTGGTAGGCACCAGCGGCGGTCAAAGCCAGCCGGCACTCTATTTTGAAATCCGCCGTCAAGGTCAGGCAGTCAACCCACAACCGTGGTTAGGGAAATAA
- a CDS encoding divergent polysaccharide deacetylase family protein, producing MLRKVRRPLLFTLLLALSSWAMAGKLSIVIDDFGYRPHNENQILAMPTAISIAVLPNAPYARDMAVKAHQQGREILIHLPMAPMGKQPLEKDTLRPEMSSEEIERIIRQAVNNVPYAVGLNNHMGSAMTSSLPGMQKVMQALNAYQLYFLDSMTIGSSQSIPAAAGTHVKVIKRKVFLDDTQNEADIRTQFNRAVQLARRTGSAIAIGHPHPATIKVLQQMLPTLDTDIVLVRPSQLLNEPVHYQTLPYEPRPAQPARKPFRKPQLCTIKQPLPPVGNEVFLKLIGESLRDSAPVQFIEQRWHTWVTSREK from the coding sequence ATGTTACGAAAAGTACGCCGTCCGCTTCTCTTCACCTTGTTATTGGCATTGAGTTCATGGGCGATGGCAGGAAAGCTGTCGATCGTGATTGATGATTTCGGCTATCGGCCCCACAACGAAAACCAGATACTGGCGATGCCAACCGCCATCTCCATTGCGGTGTTACCGAACGCGCCCTATGCCCGTGACATGGCAGTAAAGGCTCACCAGCAAGGTCGCGAGATATTGATCCACCTGCCGATGGCGCCGATGGGAAAGCAGCCACTCGAAAAAGACACGCTGCGCCCGGAGATGAGCAGTGAAGAGATCGAACGTATTATCCGTCAGGCGGTTAATAACGTCCCTTACGCGGTCGGGTTAAATAATCATATGGGCAGCGCCATGACCTCCAGCCTGCCGGGCATGCAAAAGGTGATGCAGGCGCTCAACGCTTATCAGCTCTACTTTCTTGACAGCATGACCATCGGCAGCAGCCAATCCATTCCGGCTGCTGCCGGCACGCACGTCAAGGTTATCAAGCGTAAGGTCTTTTTAGACGATACCCAGAATGAGGCGGATATTCGCACCCAGTTCAATCGGGCAGTGCAACTGGCACGCCGTACCGGTTCCGCCATTGCCATCGGGCACCCGCACCCTGCGACCATCAAAGTACTGCAACAGATGTTGCCCACGCTGGATACCGATATCGTTCTGGTGCGCCCCAGTCAGTTGTTGAATGAGCCGGTTCACTACCAGACGCTGCCTTACGAACCTCGCCCAGCGCAACCGGCACGTAAACCGTTCCGCAAACCGCAGTTGTGTACCATTAAGCAGCCATTACCACCGGTGGGTAACGAGGTCTTCTTGAAACTGATTGGGGAGAGCTTACGTGACAGTGCGCCGGTGCAGTTTATTGAGCAGCGCTGGCACACCTGGGTGACATCCAGGGAAAAATAA
- the tdh gene encoding L-threonine 3-dehydrogenase yields the protein MKALAKLKSEPGIWMMDAPLPEVGHNDIMIKIRKTAICGTDVHIYNWDSWSQRTIPVPMIVGHEYVGEIVAIGQEVSGFLIGDRVAGEGHITCGFCRNCRAGRRHLCRNTIGVGVNRPGAFAEYLVIPAFNAFPIPDGISDELAAIFDPFGNAVHTALSFDMVGEDVLISGAGPIGIMAAAICRHVGARHVVITDVNEYRLELARKMGVTRAVNVAQETLADVMLSLGMREGFDVGLEMSGAPAAMHALLHAMNHGGRVALLGIPPEPMMVDWSEVIFKGLTIKGIYGREMFETWYKMASLIQSGLDLTPIITHHFPIDDFQQGFDVMRSGQSGKVILHWD from the coding sequence ATGAAAGCACTCGCCAAACTGAAGTCGGAACCCGGTATCTGGATGATGGATGCGCCGTTGCCAGAGGTGGGTCACAACGACATCATGATCAAGATCCGCAAAACGGCGATTTGCGGTACGGATGTGCATATTTACAACTGGGATAGCTGGTCGCAAAGGACCATCCCCGTTCCTATGATCGTCGGGCATGAATATGTGGGTGAAATCGTCGCCATTGGTCAGGAGGTCAGTGGTTTTCTGATCGGCGATCGCGTGGCAGGAGAGGGGCATATCACCTGCGGTTTTTGCCGTAATTGCCGCGCGGGGCGGCGTCACCTTTGCCGTAACACTATCGGCGTTGGTGTGAATCGCCCCGGTGCCTTTGCCGAATATCTGGTGATCCCGGCGTTTAATGCGTTCCCTATCCCCGATGGGATCTCTGATGAGTTGGCCGCTATTTTCGACCCTTTTGGCAATGCCGTGCACACCGCGTTGTCGTTCGATATGGTCGGTGAAGATGTGCTGATCTCTGGTGCTGGGCCCATCGGCATTATGGCGGCAGCGATATGCCGCCACGTGGGGGCACGCCATGTGGTGATCACCGACGTCAATGAATATCGACTGGAACTGGCGCGCAAAATGGGTGTTACGCGTGCGGTGAATGTGGCGCAAGAGACGCTGGCGGATGTCATGTTGTCGCTGGGGATGCGTGAAGGGTTTGATGTGGGTCTGGAAATGTCCGGTGCGCCAGCCGCGATGCACGCGTTGTTGCATGCCATGAACCACGGCGGACGGGTCGCGCTGCTTGGTATCCCGCCGGAGCCGATGATGGTTGATTGGAGCGAAGTGATTTTCAAAGGGCTGACAATCAAAGGAATCTACGGGCGGGAGATGTTCGAGACCTGGTACAAAATGGCGTCATTAATCCAATCGGGCCTCGATTTAACGCCGATTATCACTCATCACTTTCCAATAGATGACTTTCAGCAGGGCTTTGATGTGATGCGCTCTGGGCAATCCGGCAAGGTGATTTTGCACTGGGATTAA